The window ATGCAGCAGCTTTTTATCTGTTTTCCGGCACTAGCGATACTTTCGCCCAGGCAGTAAATTATCTTAACGCTGCTAAAACACATCTTGCTGACGCCAACGAACGCGAACAACTCTATCTAGCTGCCATTGATGCTTGGATAAAGCGTGATACCCAGAGTGCGATCGCTCATCATGAAGCGATCGCCGAATCTTTTCCTCGTGATTTAATCTCTGTACATATCTGCCAGTACCACTACAGAAATTGCGGTGACAGTGAGGGAATGCTGCGGATTGCAGAAAAAGTTTTACCAGCCAATCGCGATAATCCATATATATACGGAATGCTTGCTTTTGGCTTAGAAGAATGTCATCGCCTATCAGAGGCAGAAGAAGCAGGGCGACGGGCAACCGAAATGAAACGCGATAACCGTTGGGCGCACCACGCCGTAGCTCATGTTTTAGAAACTCAAGGGCGTTTAAAAGACGGAATTGCTTGGATGGAGAGTGTCTGCGACACTTGGGAAAGTAGCAACCCAGCTTTTTACAGCCATCTTTGGTGGCACACCGCTCTGTATCATCTTGATGCTGAGGACATTACTAAAGTATTAGAAATTTATGACACTCACATCTGGGGACGTGCCAGAAAAGATAATGGACGTGAACAAGTTAATGCGATCTCGCTACTGCTGCGCTTGGAATTGAGAGGCGTAGATGTAGGTTCGCGCTGGCAAGAAATAGCCGCTTACCTCCAGCCAAGATTGCATGAACACGTCCTTGGTTTTATGGATTTGCATTATAGCATTATATCTATGCATTAGTACGTGCTGGTAAAGATGATTGGGCAGCACAGATGTTAGAGAGTATGCAAGTATACGCTCGTAAAACACTGTCCTATGTACAAGCAACCTGGTTAGAGGTGATTTTACCTGCTGCTCGTGGGATGATAGCTCATGCTCAGGGGGAATTGCAGATTGCGATCGCTCAATTAGAATTGGTACTGCCAAGTTTACAACAAGCAGGTGGTAGCCATGCCCAAAGAGATTTATTTGAGCAAGCCTATCTTTATGCGTTGATTCGTAGTCAAGAGTATCGCAAAGCACTGGGTATTATTGAAAAGCGTCATGTCAAGCGAAGCAACATCCCAATCATTCAACGGGAATTAGCTTATGTCTATAGAGAACTAGGACGTAGTGTGAGGAAATTTAATAACTTAATTACTTGATGTTAGTACAATTGGCAGAGTCTGATTCTCAAATTTTAGGATGTTTCCCTGTTATGTCCCAGTTACGTCTGCATCTTCAAAAGACTGAATTCGTGGAACAAGTTCGGCATCAGATGAAAGAAGGATATAAACTTGCCTTCTTGCAAATACAAGAGCAAGTTTTAGCAGTGGCGGGATTTCGTGTTTCTACTTGTTTGGCATCAGGAAAATTTTTGTACATTGATGACTTGGTTGTTGATGAGTTGAATCAGTCACAGGGTTATGGTCAAAATTTATTCCAGTGGTTAATAGAATATGCTCAAAATCATCAGTGTCAACATTTGAGTCTTGATTCCGGAGTACAGCGATTTACAGATCATAGATTTTATCTGATGCAGCGTATGAATATTACAAGTCATCACTTTTCAATAGAATTATCGTAAATAATTTATAGGCTTGGCAGTTTTTTAAATAACTATAGATTGCACT is drawn from Chlorogloeopsis sp. ULAP01 and contains these coding sequences:
- a CDS encoding GNAT family N-acetyltransferase yields the protein MSQLRLHLQKTEFVEQVRHQMKEGYKLAFLQIQEQVLAVAGFRVSTCLASGKFLYIDDLVVDELNQSQGYGQNLFQWLIEYAQNHQCQHLSLDSGVQRFTDHRFYLMQRMNITSHHFSIELS
- a CDS encoding tetratricopeptide repeat protein; translated protein: MLKDSQDLAVSTNSLEALNAINGFCEQLLSVGNNAEVSLKAVEADPVSTLANIYAAAFYLFSGTSDTFAQAVNYLNAAKTHLADANEREQLYLAAIDAWIKRDTQSAIAHHEAIAESFPRDLISVHICQYHYRNCGDSEGMLRIAEKVLPANRDNPYIYGMLAFGLEECHRLSEAEEAGRRATEMKRDNRWAHHAVAHVLETQGRLKDGIAWMESVCDTWESSNPAFYSHLWWHTALYHLDAEDITKVLEIYDTHIWGRARKDNGREQVNAISLLLRLELRGVDVGSRWQEIAAYLQPRLHEHVLGFMDLHYSIISMH